In a single window of the Frondihabitans peucedani genome:
- the gabT gene encoding 4-aminobutyrate--2-oxoglutarate transaminase, translating to MTIVDQSDASPYVPGRSVGGPSLPQRRRLVTEVPGPRSRELLERKSGAVARGVGITLPVFTDVAGGGVLVDVDGNSFIDFGTGIAVTGVGNAAPRVVEAVQDQVARFTHTCFMITGYDSYVEVAEALNRLTPGDHDKRSALFNTGAEAVENAVKIARSYTGRQAVIAFDHAYHGRTNLTMALTAKAMPYKSGFGPFAPEIYRAPLSYPYRDGLSGPDAAREAIAMIEKQVGASSVAAIMIEPIQGEGGFIVPAPGFLTALSAWAAENGVVFIADEVQTGFARTGRFFASEHEGLVPDLIVTAKGIAGGLPLSAVTGRAEIMDAPHVGGLGGTYGGNPLACAAALAAIESYENDGLLERAAAIETVMKSRLLELQAGDPRIGDVRGRGAMIAMELVDPLTGEPDPALTGRIAKHCHENGVILLTCGTFGNVIRFLPPLAIDDELLHEGLDVLAQALEAA from the coding sequence ATGACGATCGTCGACCAGAGCGACGCCTCTCCCTACGTCCCGGGCCGGAGCGTGGGCGGGCCCTCGCTCCCCCAGCGCCGACGACTGGTGACCGAGGTGCCGGGGCCCCGCTCCCGCGAACTGCTGGAACGGAAGTCGGGGGCCGTCGCCCGCGGCGTCGGCATCACTCTGCCCGTCTTCACCGACGTGGCGGGCGGCGGCGTGCTCGTCGACGTCGACGGCAACAGCTTCATCGACTTCGGCACCGGCATCGCAGTCACGGGCGTCGGCAACGCCGCACCCCGCGTCGTCGAGGCCGTGCAAGACCAGGTCGCGCGCTTCACGCACACGTGCTTCATGATCACCGGCTACGACTCCTACGTCGAGGTGGCCGAGGCCCTCAACCGCCTCACGCCGGGCGACCACGACAAGCGCTCCGCGCTGTTCAACACAGGCGCCGAGGCGGTCGAGAACGCGGTGAAGATCGCGCGCTCGTACACGGGCCGTCAGGCCGTGATCGCCTTCGACCACGCGTACCACGGGCGCACGAACCTCACCATGGCGCTCACCGCCAAGGCGATGCCCTACAAGTCGGGCTTCGGGCCGTTCGCCCCCGAGATCTACCGCGCGCCGCTCTCCTACCCCTACCGCGACGGGCTCTCCGGCCCCGACGCCGCCCGCGAGGCGATCGCGATGATCGAGAAGCAGGTCGGCGCCTCCTCGGTCGCCGCGATCATGATCGAGCCGATCCAGGGCGAGGGCGGCTTCATCGTCCCGGCGCCCGGCTTCCTCACGGCGCTGTCCGCCTGGGCGGCCGAGAACGGCGTCGTCTTCATCGCCGACGAGGTTCAGACGGGCTTCGCCCGCACCGGGCGCTTCTTCGCGTCCGAGCACGAGGGCCTGGTGCCCGACCTGATCGTCACGGCCAAGGGCATCGCCGGGGGCCTGCCCCTCTCGGCCGTCACCGGCCGGGCCGAGATCATGGACGCCCCGCACGTGGGCGGCCTCGGCGGCACCTACGGCGGCAACCCGCTCGCCTGCGCCGCCGCGCTGGCCGCCATCGAGTCGTACGAGAACGACGGGCTGCTCGAGCGGGCCGCCGCCATCGAGACGGTCATGAAGTCGCGGCTCCTCGAGCTGCAGGCCGGCGATCCGCGCATCGGCGACGTCCGGGGCCGCGGCGCCATGATCGCCATGGAGCTCGTCGATCCGCTCACTGGCGAGCCCGACCCCGCGCTCACCGGCCGGATCGCGAAGCACTGCCACGAGAACGGCGTGATCCTGCTCACCTGCGGCACCTTCGGCAACGTGATCCGGTTCCTGCCGCCGCTCGCCATCGACGACGAGCTGCTCCACGAGGGACTCGACGTCCTCGCCCAGGCCCTGGAGGCAGCGTGA
- a CDS encoding GntR family transcriptional regulator, protein MPRDNSELADRIRRLIARSELRVGDRIGSERAIAEQFDVPRSALRDALEELESRALIRRTMGRTGGVFVADGKIERQLNTIQGVPDMLRQQGFIAATAVLAEGIGVATPSEQRSLALAEGENVFRLRRRRDASGTPLSLDTMVLPMRLVPGFQEHDHSDSVYRLLAREYRIETAHSDETIDVSAATAEQAALLNVDEGAALFEIWRITFDAGETPIEFSHDFFRADRTRISLRRYGARWKRAT, encoded by the coding sequence GTGCCCCGCGACAACTCCGAACTCGCCGACCGCATCCGCCGCCTCATCGCGCGGTCGGAGCTCCGGGTGGGCGACCGCATCGGTTCGGAGCGCGCGATCGCGGAGCAGTTCGACGTGCCCCGGTCGGCTCTCCGCGACGCCCTCGAGGAGCTCGAGTCGCGAGCTCTGATCCGACGCACCATGGGCCGCACCGGCGGGGTCTTCGTCGCCGACGGCAAGATCGAGCGGCAGTTGAACACGATCCAGGGCGTGCCCGACATGCTGCGGCAGCAGGGGTTCATCGCGGCGACCGCCGTCCTCGCCGAGGGGATCGGAGTCGCGACGCCGTCGGAGCAGCGGAGCCTGGCGCTGGCCGAGGGGGAGAACGTCTTCCGGCTCCGTAGGCGCCGAGACGCCTCCGGCACGCCGCTCTCGCTCGACACGATGGTCCTGCCGATGCGGCTCGTCCCGGGGTTCCAGGAGCACGACCACAGCGACTCCGTCTACCGGCTCCTCGCTCGCGAGTACAGGATCGAGACGGCGCACTCCGACGAGACGATCGACGTCTCAGCCGCCACGGCCGAGCAGGCCGCTCTGCTGAACGTCGATGAGGGGGCGGCGCTCTTCGAGATCTGGCGCATCACCTTCGACGCGGGCGAGACGCCGATCGAGTTCTCGCACGACTTCTTCCGCGCCGACCGCACGCGGATCTCG
- a CDS encoding NAD(P)/FAD-dependent oxidoreductase: MSDITTPTDVTADVVVIGAGATGLTAATDLAARGLSVIVLEARDRVGGRLWTNSIDGQMYEIGGQWVSPDQTALLASLDELGLPTYERYRDGESVYVGRDGAAKRFTGDIFPANPTTEAEIERLIAVMDELTAQTDPDAPWTHPQARELDTVSFRDWLATQSDDEEARDNIALFIADAMLTKPAHAFSALQALLMAASAGSFSNLVDADFILDRRVVGGLQGVPLALAARLGDRVVLDQPVRRLEWSDEGVTAVTDDLRVAARQAVVAVPPNLYDRITYDPQLPRRRYQLQQHLSLGLVIKVHATYETPFWREAGLSGTAFSPYQLVHEAYDNSNHGETRGTLVGFVSDEKADALLALDPEERRARILASLASYYGPEAAEPVVYYESDWAAEEWTQGAYAASYDLGGLTRYGADQHTPVGPIRFGSSDIAGLGFQHVDGAIRMGHRLADEIAADLESAGADGSAVPAPVSVS, encoded by the coding sequence ATGAGCGACATCACCACCCCCACCGACGTCACCGCCGACGTCGTCGTCATCGGTGCCGGCGCGACCGGCCTGACCGCCGCCACCGACCTCGCCGCCCGCGGGCTGTCGGTCATCGTCCTCGAGGCGCGCGACCGCGTCGGCGGACGCCTCTGGACGAACTCCATCGACGGGCAGATGTACGAGATCGGCGGCCAGTGGGTCTCGCCCGACCAGACGGCCCTGCTCGCGTCGCTCGACGAGCTCGGCCTGCCGACCTACGAGCGCTACCGCGACGGCGAGAGCGTCTACGTCGGCCGCGACGGCGCAGCCAAGCGCTTCACCGGCGACATCTTCCCGGCGAACCCCACGACGGAGGCCGAGATCGAGCGCCTCATCGCCGTGATGGACGAGTTGACGGCCCAGACCGACCCCGACGCGCCCTGGACACACCCGCAGGCCCGCGAGCTCGACACCGTCTCGTTCCGCGACTGGCTCGCCACTCAGTCGGACGACGAGGAGGCGCGCGACAACATCGCGCTCTTCATCGCCGACGCCATGCTCACGAAGCCGGCCCACGCGTTCTCGGCCTTGCAGGCTCTCCTCATGGCGGCGAGCGCCGGCAGCTTCTCGAACCTCGTCGACGCCGACTTCATCCTCGACCGCCGCGTGGTCGGCGGCCTGCAGGGCGTCCCGCTCGCGCTGGCCGCGCGCCTCGGCGACCGGGTCGTCCTCGACCAGCCCGTGCGACGGCTGGAGTGGTCCGACGAGGGCGTCACCGCCGTCACCGACGACCTCCGGGTCGCAGCGCGGCAGGCGGTCGTCGCCGTGCCGCCGAACCTGTACGACCGCATCACCTACGACCCGCAGCTCCCCCGTCGCCGCTACCAGCTGCAGCAGCACCTCTCGCTGGGCCTCGTGATCAAGGTCCACGCCACCTACGAGACACCGTTCTGGCGAGAGGCCGGGCTCTCCGGCACGGCGTTCAGCCCCTACCAGCTCGTCCACGAGGCGTACGACAACAGCAACCACGGCGAGACCCGCGGCACCCTCGTGGGGTTCGTCTCCGACGAGAAGGCGGATGCCCTCCTGGCCCTCGATCCCGAAGAGCGCCGGGCCCGGATCCTGGCGTCCCTCGCCTCGTACTACGGGCCTGAGGCCGCCGAGCCGGTCGTGTACTACGAGAGCGACTGGGCCGCCGAGGAGTGGACCCAGGGCGCCTACGCCGCCAGCTACGATCTCGGCGGTCTCACCCGCTACGGCGCCGACCAGCACACGCCGGTCGGGCCCATCCGGTTCGGGTCGAGCGACATCGCCGGACTCGGCTTCCAGCACGTCGACGGCGCGATCCGCATGGGACACCGCCTGGCCGACGAGATCGCCGCCGACCTCGAGAGCGCCGGAGCCGACGGCTCCGCAGTCCCGGCCCCCGTCTCGGTCTCCTGA
- a CDS encoding phosphotransferase enzyme family protein: MTSTPVTTGSLSAFDLVGRGDPAPTWVLEGVRRAWGLPELGVGVTLIAVSENVTFKVTEAQDATLVVRLGRPGYAESIEHVRSELLWVEALQRDAGVPTPSPRHGADGDLVQFLTDDSGATWTAVGFDFVTGTILEDQTDFADHFVEIGELTGRLHEHARGWEPPTGFQRFAWTLDDMTGGLARWGDWRGAPLAEADRATVERAELSARATLSGVPRAPSHWGLIHSDLRPSNVMTHEGAMTIIDFDDCGHGYFLYDFGSALTFYEHRPEALEMGARWLDGYRRVAPLTRDDLEIAGALSLMRRLTMLGWATTHRADALPSDLWDENLPGTVEVAARYVDDPLWLVGGS; this comes from the coding sequence ATGACGAGCACCCCCGTGACGACCGGCTCCCTCAGCGCCTTCGACCTCGTCGGCCGCGGCGACCCGGCGCCGACGTGGGTGCTCGAGGGCGTGCGCCGCGCCTGGGGGCTGCCGGAGCTCGGCGTCGGGGTGACGCTCATCGCGGTGAGCGAGAACGTGACCTTCAAGGTGACCGAGGCGCAGGATGCCACGCTCGTCGTCCGGCTCGGGCGTCCCGGGTACGCCGAGAGCATCGAGCACGTCCGGAGCGAGCTGCTCTGGGTCGAGGCCCTGCAGCGCGACGCGGGCGTCCCGACGCCGTCGCCCCGGCACGGCGCCGACGGCGACCTGGTGCAGTTCTTGACCGACGACTCGGGCGCGACCTGGACGGCCGTCGGCTTCGACTTCGTCACCGGGACGATCCTGGAGGACCAGACGGACTTCGCCGACCACTTCGTCGAGATCGGCGAGCTCACCGGGCGCCTGCACGAGCACGCTCGCGGGTGGGAGCCGCCGACGGGGTTCCAGCGCTTCGCCTGGACCCTCGACGACATGACCGGCGGGCTGGCGCGGTGGGGGGACTGGCGGGGTGCGCCTCTGGCCGAGGCCGACCGCGCGACCGTCGAGCGCGCCGAGCTGTCGGCTCGGGCGACGCTGTCGGGAGTCCCGCGGGCGCCGTCGCACTGGGGCCTCATCCACTCCGACCTCCGGCCCTCGAACGTCATGACGCACGAGGGCGCCATGACGATCATCGACTTCGACGACTGCGGGCACGGCTACTTCCTCTACGACTTCGGCTCCGCGCTCACGTTCTACGAGCACCGGCCCGAGGCGCTCGAGATGGGCGCGCGGTGGCTCGACGGCTACCGCCGCGTCGCTCCGCTCACCCGCGACGACCTCGAGATCGCCGGCGCCCTGTCGCTGATGCGCCGGCTGACCATGCTCGGCTGGGCCACCACGCACCGGGCGGACGCCCTGCCGAGCGACCTGTGGGACGAGAACCTGCCCGGCACGGTCGAGGTCGCCGCGCGGTACGTCGACGACCCGCTCTGGCTGGTCGGCGGCTCCTAG
- a CDS encoding aminobutyraldehyde dehydrogenase, giving the protein MPHETLQNFIGGQFVEAHGEATLDVVDPRTEEVVAVSPVSDRADVDAAMAAADAAFPAWKRTTPSERQKALLALADALEADSDRLVEAQHRNTGQPKHLIASEEVAVGADQLRYFAGAARQATGLAQGEYLEGLTSSVRREPIGVVAQVTPWNYPLMMALWKIGPALAAGNTIVLKPSDTTPESTLVLAELTRGILPDGVFNVVLGDASTGSLLTEHPTPGLVAITGSVRAGRAVATSGAAGLKRVHLELGGKAPVVVFPDVDLTAVAEAVTQAGFFNAGQDCTAATRIIVHRDVHDAFVEALVAAAENTITGNVDDAFYGPLNNARHFAQVSAAIEGLPDHATVRTGGFRVGDTGFYYAPTVIADVRQDDAIVQDETFGPVLTVQSFETADEALDLANGVRYALASSVWTDSHTTAERFARELDFGCVWINTHIPLAAEMPHGGFKQSGYGKDLSSYSVDDYTRIKHVMSAH; this is encoded by the coding sequence ATGCCCCACGAGACCCTGCAGAACTTCATCGGCGGCCAGTTCGTCGAGGCCCACGGCGAGGCCACGCTCGACGTGGTCGACCCGCGGACCGAGGAGGTCGTCGCCGTCTCGCCGGTCTCCGACCGGGCCGACGTCGACGCGGCGATGGCAGCCGCCGACGCCGCCTTCCCCGCCTGGAAGCGCACCACCCCGAGCGAGCGGCAGAAGGCGCTCCTCGCCCTGGCCGACGCGCTCGAGGCGGACTCCGACCGGCTCGTCGAGGCGCAGCACCGCAACACCGGCCAGCCGAAGCACCTCATCGCCTCCGAGGAGGTCGCGGTCGGCGCCGACCAGCTCCGCTACTTCGCCGGTGCCGCACGGCAGGCCACCGGTCTCGCCCAGGGCGAGTACCTCGAGGGCCTGACCTCGTCGGTCCGCCGCGAGCCCATCGGCGTGGTCGCCCAGGTCACCCCGTGGAACTACCCGCTCATGATGGCCCTGTGGAAGATCGGGCCCGCCCTGGCCGCCGGCAACACGATCGTGCTGAAGCCGAGCGACACGACGCCGGAGTCGACGCTGGTCCTGGCCGAGCTGACCCGCGGGATCCTGCCCGACGGCGTCTTCAACGTCGTCCTCGGCGACGCCTCCACGGGCTCCCTGCTGACCGAGCACCCCACCCCGGGCCTCGTCGCCATCACGGGCAGCGTCCGGGCCGGCCGCGCCGTGGCGACCTCCGGCGCCGCCGGCCTCAAGCGCGTCCACCTCGAGCTCGGCGGCAAGGCGCCGGTCGTGGTGTTCCCCGACGTCGACCTCACCGCCGTCGCCGAGGCCGTCACGCAGGCCGGGTTCTTCAACGCCGGTCAGGACTGCACCGCCGCGACCAGGATCATCGTGCACCGCGACGTCCACGACGCCTTCGTCGAAGCCCTGGTCGCCGCCGCCGAGAACACCATCACCGGCAACGTCGACGACGCCTTCTACGGCCCGCTGAACAACGCCAGGCACTTCGCCCAGGTCAGCGCGGCGATCGAGGGCCTGCCCGACCACGCGACCGTCCGGACGGGCGGCTTCCGGGTGGGCGACACCGGCTTCTACTACGCGCCGACCGTGATCGCCGACGTCCGCCAGGACGACGCGATCGTGCAGGACGAGACGTTCGGCCCGGTGCTGACCGTGCAGTCGTTCGAGACGGCCGACGAGGCCCTCGACCTCGCGAACGGCGTCCGGTACGCTCTCGCTTCCAGCGTCTGGACCGACAGCCACACGACGGCCGAGCGGTTCGCACGTGAACTCGACTTCGGCTGCGTCTGGATCAACACCCACATCCCGCTCGCGGCCGAGATGCCCCACGGCGGCTTCAAGCAGTCGGGCTACGGCAAAGACCTGTCGTCGTACTCCGTCGACGACTACACCCGCATCAAGCACGTCATGAGCGCGCACTAG
- a CDS encoding aspartate aminotransferase family protein has product MEWHTDDDGTTMASTASILDGNSFKAEDADGLDPRTRALTERRRVLGSAYRLFYRHPVELVRGRGAHAWDAEGNEYLDLYNNVPSVGHAHPRVVEAVARQMSELNTHTRYLHPAVLDYADDLLSTMPDEIDRVMFVCTGSEANDLALRVGREFTGGSAWIATSEAYHGNTALVSAHSPSLRNGEEMDPTLRIVDPPDTYRLGSETADGAGSWWLTRVAEAIAEIESSGDGFAGLILDSSFSSDGIFLGEPGMIRAALDLVHAHGGVVIADEVQPGFGRTGEAFWGFDRHGFVPDLVTTGKPMGNGFPIAAMAARREVLDAFATRRPYFNTFGGNPVAVSAAQAVLDVLRDEGLQARALSVGAQLRDALRDLGHAHPAIGDVRGSGQYTGLEIVADRETKEPGTGIALDLLEELRDRRVLTSVCGPNNSVLKLRPPLAFEAGDIPRLVEALDGSLTALGV; this is encoded by the coding sequence ATGGAGTGGCACACCGACGACGACGGGACCACCATGGCCAGCACCGCATCCATCCTGGACGGCAACAGCTTCAAGGCCGAGGACGCCGACGGTCTCGACCCGCGGACGAGGGCGCTCACCGAGCGCCGCCGCGTGCTGGGATCGGCGTACCGCCTCTTCTACCGGCACCCCGTCGAGCTCGTGCGGGGTCGCGGGGCCCACGCGTGGGACGCCGAGGGCAACGAGTACCTCGACCTCTACAACAACGTCCCGAGCGTCGGTCACGCGCACCCGCGGGTCGTCGAGGCGGTCGCGCGCCAGATGTCGGAGCTCAACACCCACACCCGCTACCTGCACCCGGCGGTGCTCGACTACGCCGACGACCTCCTGTCGACGATGCCCGACGAGATCGACCGGGTGATGTTCGTCTGCACGGGTTCGGAGGCGAACGACCTCGCGCTCCGGGTCGGCCGCGAGTTCACCGGCGGCAGCGCCTGGATCGCGACGAGCGAGGCGTACCACGGCAACACCGCCCTGGTCTCGGCCCACTCGCCGTCCCTCCGCAACGGCGAGGAGATGGACCCGACCCTCCGCATCGTCGATCCGCCCGACACGTACCGCCTGGGCTCCGAGACCGCGGACGGCGCAGGATCCTGGTGGCTCACCCGTGTCGCCGAGGCGATCGCCGAGATCGAGTCGTCCGGCGACGGGTTCGCCGGGCTGATCCTCGACTCGTCGTTCTCGTCCGACGGGATCTTCCTCGGCGAGCCCGGCATGATCCGGGCCGCCCTCGATCTCGTCCACGCGCACGGCGGGGTCGTGATCGCCGACGAGGTCCAGCCCGGGTTCGGCCGGACCGGGGAGGCGTTCTGGGGATTCGACCGGCACGGGTTCGTGCCCGACCTCGTGACGACCGGCAAGCCGATGGGGAACGGGTTCCCGATCGCGGCGATGGCGGCCAGGCGCGAGGTGCTCGACGCGTTCGCGACCAGGCGCCCCTACTTCAATACGTTCGGCGGCAATCCGGTCGCGGTCTCGGCTGCGCAGGCGGTGCTCGACGTCCTCCGCGACGAGGGGCTCCAGGCCCGGGCGCTGTCGGTGGGGGCGCAGCTCCGCGACGCGCTCCGCGATCTCGGGCACGCGCATCCTGCGATCGGAGACGTCCGGGGATCGGGGCAGTACACCGGCCTCGAGATCGTGGCCGACCGCGAGACGAAGGAGCCCGGCACCGGGATCGCGCTCGACCTGCTCGAGGAGCTCCGAGACCGCCGCGTGCTCACGAGCGTCTGCGGGCCGAACAACTCCGTGCTCAAGCTGCGGCCGCCGCTGGCCTTCGAGGCCGGCGACATCCCGCGGCTGGTCGAGGCCCTCGACGGGTCGCTGACCGCGCTGGGCGTCTGA
- a CDS encoding NAD-dependent succinate-semialdehyde dehydrogenase produces the protein MLIDGVWRDASAGDTFAVIDPATGRELARVADATPADAVAALDAAAAAADDWAATAPRVRGEILRRAFDLATEHREDLALLMTVEMGKSLAEARGEVTYGAEFLRWFSEEAVRISGRYGTNPEGTGTTIVSHRPVGPCLLITPWNFPLAMATRKIAPALAAGCTVVLKPAELTPLTSLYFAALLIEAGVPAGVVNVVTTTDSSGVASAVMADDRLRKVSFTGSTPVGKILLKQAADNVLRTSMELGGNAPFLVFDDADVDAAVAGAMLAKFRNIGEACTAANRFFVQRGVADEFAEKLTAKVRELAVGRGTDEGVSIGPLINDAAVAKNAELVDDAVSRGAAVATGGAAVDGPGTFFQPTVLTGITPGTRLLREEIFGPVAAISTFETEEEGVRLANDTEFGLVSYAFTRDLARGHRLITSLRSGMLGLNTGVVSNASAPFGGVKSSGLGREGGAEGIHEYLDTTYTLLPAS, from the coding sequence CTGCTCATCGACGGCGTCTGGCGCGACGCCTCGGCCGGCGACACGTTCGCCGTGATCGACCCGGCGACGGGCCGGGAGCTCGCCCGCGTCGCCGACGCGACCCCCGCCGACGCCGTCGCCGCGCTCGATGCGGCTGCTGCGGCCGCTGACGACTGGGCCGCCACCGCCCCGCGCGTCCGCGGCGAGATCCTGCGGCGGGCCTTCGACCTCGCGACCGAGCACCGCGAAGACCTGGCCCTCCTCATGACCGTCGAGATGGGCAAGTCGCTCGCCGAGGCGCGAGGCGAGGTGACCTACGGCGCCGAGTTCCTCCGCTGGTTCTCGGAGGAGGCGGTGCGCATCTCCGGGCGGTACGGCACGAACCCCGAGGGCACCGGCACGACCATCGTGTCGCACCGGCCCGTCGGGCCGTGCCTGCTCATCACGCCGTGGAACTTCCCCCTCGCCATGGCCACGCGCAAGATCGCGCCGGCTCTCGCGGCAGGATGCACGGTGGTGCTGAAGCCGGCCGAGCTCACGCCGCTCACGAGCCTCTACTTCGCCGCCCTCCTGATCGAGGCCGGCGTGCCCGCGGGCGTGGTCAACGTCGTGACGACGACCGACTCGTCGGGCGTCGCCTCCGCCGTGATGGCCGACGACCGGCTGCGCAAGGTGAGCTTCACGGGCTCGACTCCGGTCGGGAAGATCCTGCTCAAGCAGGCGGCCGACAACGTGCTGCGCACGTCGATGGAGCTCGGCGGGAACGCGCCGTTCCTCGTGTTCGACGACGCCGACGTCGATGCCGCCGTCGCGGGCGCCATGCTGGCGAAGTTCCGCAACATCGGCGAGGCCTGCACCGCCGCCAACCGGTTCTTCGTGCAGCGGGGCGTCGCCGACGAGTTCGCCGAGAAGCTGACGGCGAAGGTCCGCGAGCTCGCGGTCGGCCGCGGCACGGACGAGGGCGTCTCCATCGGCCCGCTCATCAACGACGCCGCCGTGGCGAAGAACGCCGAGCTCGTCGACGACGCGGTCTCCCGAGGGGCCGCCGTCGCCACCGGAGGTGCGGCCGTCGACGGCCCCGGCACGTTCTTCCAGCCCACCGTCCTCACCGGCATCACGCCCGGCACCCGGCTCCTCCGCGAGGAGATCTTCGGACCCGTGGCCGCGATCAGCACCTTCGAGACCGAGGAGGAGGGGGTGCGGCTGGCGAACGACACCGAGTTCGGTCTCGTCTCCTACGCCTTCACGCGCGACCTGGCCCGCGGGCACCGGCTCATCACGAGCCTCCGCTCCGGCATGCTCGGCCTCAACACCGGCGTCGTGTCGAACGCCTCGGCGCCCTTCGGCGGCGTCAAGTCGTCCGGCCTCGGCCGGGAGGGCGGGGCCGAGGGCATCCACGAGTACCTCGACACCACCTACACGCTCCTTCCGGCGAGCTGA
- a CDS encoding PucR family transcriptional regulator: MQTTTPPTVRGLLGEPVLRLIPRLTGRALDTAIDWVHSSDLTDPTPFLAGDTMLLTTGTQFPPEDDDDYYRAYVDRLVDAGVVALGFGLEVIREGTPLPLVEACAAREVTLVEVPYEIPFIALIRWVADRITARERERDAWTLRAQRAVSVAALTSGTLPAVARALAEQVAGAVVILSSTGEVVLEERAVAVDVAALGEEGRRILARGSRASVDVALPGWHGFATAQTLGPRGSLRGAMGVAGAGRNDVAMQAVVTSAVAIAEVLLRYGDSERHLEQRLGSVIVRLLLDGQVGGAAAVAGEFRDDLPEALRVGILVPEPDVTSAARARLVDGIVRGRVAFVDDRGDRIVFVIEADEVESLVEVAGRSAAFDGVAVGLSAVLAPVEAPAGLAQAARVLSQNPGPGVTVFGESAGGLLDDLWSPAAENLAQKRLAVLADEAGDLVACSRVWLAHNGHWESAAREAGLHRHTLKARIARVGSLLGLDLDEFAGRAELWALLEASRA; the protein is encoded by the coding sequence GTGCAGACCACGACGCCCCCGACCGTCCGCGGCCTCCTGGGCGAGCCGGTGCTCCGCCTGATCCCGCGCCTGACCGGCCGCGCGCTCGACACCGCGATCGACTGGGTCCACAGCTCCGACCTCACCGATCCCACGCCGTTCCTCGCCGGCGACACGATGCTCCTGACGACGGGCACGCAGTTCCCGCCCGAGGACGACGACGACTACTACCGCGCCTATGTCGACCGCCTCGTCGACGCCGGCGTCGTCGCCCTCGGCTTCGGCCTCGAGGTCATCCGCGAGGGCACCCCGCTGCCGCTCGTCGAGGCGTGCGCCGCGCGCGAGGTGACGCTCGTCGAGGTCCCCTACGAGATCCCCTTCATCGCCCTGATCCGCTGGGTGGCCGACCGCATCACCGCCCGGGAGCGGGAGCGCGACGCCTGGACGCTGCGGGCGCAGCGGGCCGTCTCCGTCGCGGCGCTCACCTCGGGGACCCTGCCGGCCGTCGCGCGAGCGCTCGCCGAGCAGGTGGCCGGAGCCGTCGTGATCCTGTCGTCGACGGGCGAGGTCGTGCTGGAGGAGCGCGCGGTCGCGGTCGACGTGGCGGCACTCGGAGAGGAGGGGCGCAGGATCCTGGCCCGCGGCTCTCGCGCGAGCGTCGACGTCGCGCTCCCCGGCTGGCACGGGTTCGCGACCGCCCAGACGCTCGGGCCCCGCGGCTCCCTCCGCGGAGCCATGGGCGTCGCCGGCGCCGGCAGGAACGACGTGGCGATGCAGGCCGTCGTCACCAGCGCCGTCGCGATCGCCGAGGTGCTCCTGCGGTACGGCGACTCCGAGCGGCACCTCGAGCAGCGGCTCGGCTCCGTAATCGTGCGCCTGCTCCTCGACGGGCAGGTGGGCGGAGCCGCGGCAGTGGCGGGCGAGTTCCGCGACGACCTCCCGGAGGCGCTGCGCGTCGGGATCCTGGTCCCGGAGCCCGACGTCACCTCGGCAGCGAGGGCCCGACTCGTCGACGGCATCGTCCGGGGCCGGGTCGCCTTCGTCGACGACCGGGGCGACCGCATCGTGTTCGTGATCGAGGCCGACGAGGTCGAGTCGCTCGTGGAGGTCGCCGGCCGGAGCGCCGCGTTCGACGGCGTCGCGGTGGGCCTGTCGGCAGTCCTCGCCCCCGTCGAGGCGCCGGCCGGGCTCGCCCAGGCGGCCCGCGTCCTCTCGCAGAACCCCGGGCCGGGAGTGACGGTCTTCGGCGAGTCGGCGGGAGGGCTGCTCGACGACCTGTGGTCGCCCGCGGCCGAGAACCTCGCGCAGAAGCGCCTGGCGGTGCTGGCCGACGAGGCCGGCGACCTGGTCGCCTGCTCGCGGGTCTGGCTAGCGCACAACGGCCACTGGGAGTCCGCAGCGCGAGAGGCGGGGCTCCACCGCCACACCCTCAAGGCCAGGATCGCGCGGGTCGGCTCGCTCCTCGGCCTCGACCTCGACGAGTTCGCGGGCCGCGCCGAGCTGTGGGCGCTCCTGGAGGCGTCGCGCGCCTAG